A genomic stretch from Anaerococcus mediterraneensis includes:
- a CDS encoding MerR family transcriptional regulator has translation MNDLYTIGTISKLSNIPTETLRYYDKIGLFCPEHRDETTGYRYYTKDGLTALLIIRRLRNLGFSIEDIRSALEDKTLDHLKALLLKKEKEYDKSIKILQARQYACNVAYEKIVSGENIRKNFDRNARFEETVSLEKIPKRELIFSRKIMKAYKNSDLSLSRWIDIYEKCTENGLEMKGSIIVIYHDDPLDQFLLKDCDLEFAIEINSEDAARLSKDKTRSWGDFTACTSYFLGDYSGIMTRHVQMIRWINANGYEICGPISEEFIISPLDVYNPSDHVTKIIIPVKKNDEK, from the coding sequence ATGAACGATTTATATACAATTGGAACTATTTCCAAACTTAGCAATATACCAACAGAAACCCTACGATACTATGACAAAATTGGTCTTTTCTGTCCTGAACATAGGGATGAGACAACCGGTTATAGGTATTATACAAAGGATGGCCTTACCGCTCTTTTGATCATCAGAAGGCTTAGAAACCTAGGTTTTTCTATAGAAGATATAAGGAGTGCCCTAGAGGATAAAACCCTTGACCACCTCAAAGCTTTATTATTAAAAAAAGAAAAAGAATATGATAAGTCAATAAAAATCCTTCAAGCAAGACAATATGCTTGCAATGTTGCCTATGAAAAAATAGTCTCTGGTGAGAATATAAGAAAAAATTTCGATAGAAATGCAAGATTTGAAGAGACTGTCTCTCTTGAGAAAATCCCAAAAAGAGAGCTTATTTTCTCTAGAAAAATTATGAAAGCATATAAAAACTCTGACCTATCGCTTTCTAGATGGATTGATATTTATGAAAAATGTACGGAAAATGGTCTAGAGATGAAAGGGTCAATAATAGTTATCTATCACGACGATCCCCTCGATCAGTTTTTGCTAAAAGATTGTGACCTGGAGTTTGCTATTGAGATTAATTCTGAAGATGCTGCTAGGCTCTCTAAGGATAAGACTAGGTCTTGGGGAGACTTTACGGCTTGCACATCTTATTTTTTAGGAGATTATTCTGGCATTATGACTAGACACGTCCAGATGATCAGGTGGATAAATGCAAATGGTTATGAGATTTGTGGACCTATTTCAGAAGAATTTATCATCTCTCCTCTAGATGTCTACAATCCAAGCGATCACGTGACAAAAATTATTATCCCAGTTAAAAAAAATGATGAAAAATAA
- a CDS encoding DUF1097 domain-containing protein yields MKRIGAGAVGSGIVCGIWAYVAAKLSMSFPDLFATWLGFVGITSFFTAGASKSAVFRSSASNIIGVIIGCTIIALSNIFPDSVLFSAVVTGFFTWVICYIVHIDLLRYAPCTFMGGFSAFATGGNWEMVVVCTIIGNIAGYLCVKLGNLIYDMTAKENDDQEEWSVLKLFDD; encoded by the coding sequence ATGAAAAGGATAGGCGCAGGCGCAGTCGGTAGTGGCATAGTATGTGGGATATGGGCTTATGTTGCAGCTAAACTATCAATGAGCTTCCCAGATCTTTTTGCTACTTGGCTAGGATTTGTAGGAATAACCTCATTTTTCACAGCTGGTGCTAGCAAATCAGCAGTATTTAGATCTTCAGCTTCAAATATAATAGGTGTTATAATAGGTTGTACCATAATAGCACTAAGCAATATATTTCCAGATAGTGTTCTATTTTCAGCAGTAGTTACAGGATTTTTCACCTGGGTTATTTGCTACATAGTACACATAGATCTATTAAGATATGCACCTTGTACCTTTATGGGCGGTTTTTCCGCCTTTGCTACAGGTGGCAATTGGGAAATGGTAGTTGTCTGTACTATTATTGGCAATATAGCAGGTTATCTATGTGTAAAACTTGGCAATCTTATCTACGATATGACTGCAAAAGAAAATGATGACCAAGAGGAATGGAGTGTTCTTAAACTTTTCGATGACTAA
- a CDS encoding threonine/serine exporter ThrE family protein, producing MDYDRILTYAIDIGAGMLKSGAEINRVEDTIGRICRHFCAENVNVFATPYSIVTSTEFENKPYTQSRRVLTMSYNLESLARFNNLSRRICNDQIDFSDIEKEIKEIKNLEGAGQIRILLSYFLIAFGFCIFFGSSFKDAIIGGFIACLMRLAEALLRKININRFIVICVCGFVIARLSSLAVDIGLGLSSEHISIGITMILISGLLFTNSFKEMFMDNILTGAIKLFEALFIAMAICIGFALATILR from the coding sequence TTGGACTACGATAGAATTTTGACCTATGCTATAGACATTGGCGCAGGCATGTTAAAATCTGGTGCAGAAATAAATAGGGTTGAAGATACCATAGGTCGTATTTGTAGACACTTTTGTGCAGAAAACGTCAATGTCTTTGCAACTCCTTATAGTATAGTAACAAGCACAGAATTTGAAAATAAACCCTATACCCAATCAAGAAGAGTACTGACTATGTCCTACAATCTGGAATCGCTTGCTAGGTTTAACAACCTGTCTAGGCGTATTTGCAATGACCAGATAGACTTTTCTGATATAGAAAAAGAAATAAAAGAGATCAAAAACCTAGAAGGAGCTGGACAAATTAGGATTTTATTATCCTACTTTCTCATAGCTTTTGGTTTTTGTATCTTCTTTGGATCAAGCTTTAAAGATGCCATCATAGGTGGTTTTATAGCTTGCCTTATGAGGCTTGCAGAAGCCCTACTTAGAAAGATAAATATAAATAGATTTATAGTTATTTGCGTATGTGGCTTTGTGATAGCACGTCTATCGTCACTTGCAGTAGACATAGGACTTGGACTATCTAGTGAACATATAAGTATAGGTATAACAATGATTTTGATATCAGGCCTTCTTTTTACAAATTCTTTCAAAGAGATGTTTATGGACAATATCTTGACAGGGGCTATAAAATTATTTGAAGCCTTGTTCATAGCTATGGCTATCTGCATTGGTTTTGCCCTAGCAACTATACTTAGGTGA
- a CDS encoding FAD-dependent oxidoreductase, which yields MSKTRKLSYGELSYEPLDVRGAMQEATRCLLCEDAPCSQDCPAKTDPGKFIRSIRFRNFKGAAETIRENNILGATCALVCPYEKLCEKACSRTGIDKPIEIGRLQSFAMDQERIHKMQVLKKGESIGKKVACIGSGPASLAAAAELAKNGVDVTIYEQYEKAGGVLRYGINPSRLSRNTVDYDISKVEELGVKFEFGKKITYDQIEDLKKEYDAVFVGVGLWKTWLPEIEGIDLKGVYTAVDFLKEMYENDGKIELGEDVVIVGGGDVAMDCATSAKQAGAKNVSIVYRRSIEEAPANIQELSYAYSLGVPVHTRFAPEKIHGDGKVELVEFKSWDEVSTMNLKASTVVFAIGQKLEDDYEGVKKGNGVFIAGDARNGGETVVKAVAEGKGAALEILAYLK from the coding sequence ATGAGTAAGACCAGAAAATTATCTTATGGCGAGTTATCATACGAGCCACTAGATGTCAGAGGTGCAATGCAAGAGGCTACAAGATGCCTACTATGTGAGGATGCACCATGTAGTCAGGATTGTCCGGCAAAAACAGATCCAGGCAAGTTCATCAGATCTATAAGATTTAGAAACTTCAAAGGTGCTGCTGAGACAATTAGGGAAAACAATATCCTTGGAGCAACCTGTGCACTAGTATGTCCTTATGAAAAACTTTGTGAAAAAGCTTGTTCAAGAACTGGTATTGACAAACCAATCGAGATTGGTAGACTACAAAGTTTTGCAATGGACCAAGAAAGAATTCACAAGATGCAAGTCCTTAAAAAAGGTGAAAGCATTGGCAAAAAAGTTGCTTGTATAGGATCAGGTCCAGCATCACTAGCAGCTGCAGCAGAGCTTGCTAAAAATGGTGTAGATGTAACTATCTATGAGCAATACGAAAAAGCTGGTGGTGTACTAAGATACGGTATCAACCCATCAAGACTTAGCAGAAATACAGTTGATTATGACATATCAAAAGTAGAAGAATTAGGTGTCAAATTTGAGTTTGGCAAGAAGATTACATATGATCAAATAGAAGATCTTAAGAAAGAATATGATGCTGTATTTGTTGGTGTAGGACTATGGAAAACTTGGCTACCAGAAATTGAGGGTATAGATTTAAAAGGAGTTTATACCGCTGTAGACTTCTTGAAAGAAATGTATGAAAACGATGGTAAGATCGAGCTTGGTGAAGATGTCGTTATAGTAGGTGGTGGAGACGTTGCTATGGACTGCGCTACAAGTGCAAAACAAGCAGGAGCAAAAAATGTTTCTATAGTATATAGAAGATCAATAGAAGAAGCTCCAGCTAACATCCAAGAGCTAAGCTATGCTTATAGTCTAGGCGTTCCAGTTCACACAAGATTTGCACCAGAAAAAATCCACGGAGATGGAAAGGTTGAACTTGTTGAGTTTAAATCTTGGGATGAAGTTTCTACTATGAATCTTAAAGCTAGCACAGTAGTATTTGCTATAGGTCAAAAGCTAGAAGATGATTATGAAGGTGTAAAAAAAGGAAACGGCGTATTTATAGCAGGCGATGCTAGAAATGGCGGCGAGACAGTAGTTAAAGCAGTTGCCGAAGGTAAGGGCGCAGCTTTAGAAATATTAGCATACTTGAAATAG
- a CDS encoding threonine/serine exporter family protein has translation MDKIIQIIAAGIGSLGFALLFNIKGKDLFWASLAGLLDWAVYIITFIYTKDEYQSYFFASLFLGLYSQIISRRNKAPATIYHAVGFIPLIPGRSLFLTMEYLFITNWENVLKYGANSVNIAIAISGGIALEIIFTKMYDFYKVRRKNDL, from the coding sequence ATGGATAAGATTATACAAATAATAGCTGCTGGTATTGGATCATTGGGCTTTGCTCTTTTGTTTAATATAAAAGGAAAAGATTTGTTTTGGGCAAGTCTTGCTGGACTTTTAGACTGGGCTGTATATATAATAACCTTCATCTATACAAAAGATGAATACCAGTCATACTTTTTTGCATCCTTGTTTTTGGGACTTTACTCCCAAATAATTTCAAGGAGAAACAAAGCACCAGCTACCATCTACCACGCCGTAGGATTTATACCCTTGATACCAGGGCGTTCACTATTTTTGACAATGGAGTACTTGTTTATAACAAATTGGGAAAACGTATTGAAATATGGGGCTAATTCAGTAAATATAGCCATAGCCATAAGCGGTGGTATAGCCCTAGAGATAATATTTACAAAAATGTATGATTTTTATAAAGTGAGGAGAAAAAATGACTTATAA
- the hydA gene encoding dihydropyrimidinase encodes MKYDLLIKNGTIVTASNSFKADLAVKDEKIVAIAANIEGDAEKIVDAEGKLVLPGGIDSHTHLAMPFGGTVSSDTYESGTRGGACGGVTTVFDYPVQRKGTSIMELINEKKAVLEKEACIDYASHVCITDLNDGEIIDEMETAINEGITSFKVFMVYKKEGMMTDDGTFVRLLERAKELGGLINVHAENPDLIDLRVEEFLKEGKTSAWYHYLSRPEFVEAEADKRAVHWAKNLDAPLMVVHMADKEGLQAAIDAKLEGATVFIETCPQYLEFTSDVYKREDGRNFVCSPPMKGQESQDAIWQAVQNGMVDTIATDHCPFQSYEKDWGKDDFTKIPNGIAGIENLYPYMLDAANKGKITFERAVELCSTNPAKIYGCTQKGELAVGKDADIVIYDKNKEFTVSIDNMHTLCDHTVWEGKKFSGYPVQTYLRGNLIYDDGEFVGKPGMGKFVKRQAQKY; translated from the coding sequence ATGAAATACGATTTATTAATTAAGAACGGAACAATAGTTACTGCAAGCAATTCTTTTAAGGCAGACCTTGCTGTTAAAGATGAAAAAATTGTAGCGATAGCTGCAAACATTGAGGGTGATGCCGAAAAGATAGTAGATGCAGAAGGCAAACTTGTGCTTCCAGGTGGTATAGATTCTCATACACACTTGGCAATGCCATTTGGTGGAACAGTTTCATCTGATACATATGAATCAGGTACAAGAGGTGGAGCTTGTGGTGGTGTAACAACAGTATTTGATTACCCAGTACAAAGAAAAGGCACCTCTATAATGGAACTTATAAATGAGAAAAAAGCTGTTCTAGAAAAGGAAGCCTGCATAGACTATGCATCCCACGTTTGTATCACAGACCTTAATGATGGAGAAATCATTGATGAGATGGAAACAGCGATAAATGAAGGTATTACAAGCTTTAAGGTATTCATGGTTTATAAAAAAGAAGGCATGATGACTGATGATGGAACCTTCGTTAGACTTCTAGAAAGAGCTAAAGAGCTTGGCGGACTAATCAATGTTCATGCTGAAAACCCAGATTTGATAGACCTAAGAGTCGAAGAGTTTTTAAAAGAAGGCAAAACAAGTGCATGGTACCACTACCTAAGTAGACCAGAATTTGTAGAAGCAGAAGCAGATAAAAGAGCAGTTCACTGGGCTAAAAACCTTGATGCCCCACTAATGGTAGTTCATATGGCTGATAAAGAAGGTTTACAAGCAGCTATAGATGCTAAACTAGAAGGAGCAACTGTATTTATAGAAACTTGTCCACAATACCTAGAGTTTACAAGTGATGTCTATAAAAGAGAAGACGGTAGAAACTTTGTATGCTCACCTCCTATGAAGGGACAAGAAAGCCAAGATGCAATCTGGCAAGCAGTACAAAATGGTATGGTTGACACAATAGCAACTGACCACTGCCCATTCCAATCATATGAAAAAGATTGGGGTAAAGATGACTTTACAAAAATACCAAATGGTATAGCAGGTATAGAAAACCTATATCCATATATGCTAGACGCTGCAAATAAAGGCAAGATCACATTTGAAAGAGCAGTAGAACTTTGCTCAACAAACCCAGCAAAAATCTACGGTTGTACACAAAAAGGTGAACTTGCAGTAGGCAAAGATGCAGACATTGTAATCTATGATAAAAACAAAGAATTCACAGTGTCAATAGATAATATGCACACCCTATGTGACCACACAGTTTGGGAAGGCAAGAAATTCTCAGGTTATCCTGTACAAACCTACCTAAGAGGAAACCTAATCTATGATGATGGTGAATTTGTTGGAAAACCAGGTATGGGTAAATTTGTAAAGAGACAAGCTCAAAAATACTAA
- a CDS encoding Zn-dependent hydrolase: MTYKCNEARMQDKIDTFSTFGDAGHGGITRYCFSEADIQARNEFKKRMEAIGAEVKTDDIGNMYATLNGSNPELPAIVTGSHTDSVRNGGNYDGILGVMSAMEVLETIHEQNIPHKHNITAMVWTNEEGSLYPPAMMSSGIVMYDYLPEEIKKNFVYENMMNSKSVLDKETTFKEALEKSGFKGDKANRLNPDDYCANFEMHIEQGPILEAENKDVGVVTCVLGMVNYRIKIYGVSDHAGTTPMKYRHDALYGAAKVLQYLHDELDKLDEELVYTTGEIICHPNVHTVIPDYVEFSIDARHEKAEVIEQVVEVIKSIPKEIVGCTTDYEVAWTRDTVYFDEQLVNYVQESVNELGYSNQKINSGAGHDAQFVSYMVPTTMIFVPSKDGHSHCEPEFTSTEQCTQGASVLLNAILKRDAQ, translated from the coding sequence ATGACTTATAAATGTAATGAAGCAAGAATGCAAGATAAAATTGATACTTTTAGCACATTTGGAGATGCAGGACACGGTGGAATAACACGTTATTGTTTTTCTGAAGCAGATATCCAAGCTAGAAACGAATTCAAAAAAAGAATGGAAGCAATAGGTGCAGAAGTTAAAACAGACGACATAGGAAATATGTATGCAACACTTAATGGATCAAATCCAGAACTACCAGCTATAGTTACAGGATCACACACAGACTCTGTAAGAAATGGTGGTAACTACGATGGTATTTTAGGTGTAATGTCAGCTATGGAAGTTCTAGAAACAATCCATGAGCAAAACATCCCTCACAAACACAATATCACCGCAATGGTATGGACAAACGAAGAAGGATCTTTATATCCACCAGCAATGATGTCATCAGGTATTGTTATGTATGACTACCTACCAGAAGAGATCAAGAAAAACTTCGTTTATGAAAATATGATGAACTCAAAATCAGTTCTTGATAAAGAAACAACCTTCAAAGAAGCCCTAGAAAAATCAGGATTTAAAGGCGATAAAGCTAACAGACTAAACCCAGATGACTACTGTGCAAACTTTGAAATGCACATCGAACAAGGTCCAATCCTAGAAGCAGAAAACAAGGATGTTGGAGTTGTTACATGCGTACTTGGTATGGTTAACTACAGAATCAAAATCTACGGTGTTTCTGACCACGCTGGTACAACACCAATGAAATATCGTCACGATGCCCTATACGGAGCAGCAAAAGTTCTTCAATACCTACATGATGAGCTAGACAAACTTGATGAAGAACTTGTTTATACAACAGGTGAAATCATCTGCCATCCAAACGTACACACTGTTATTCCTGACTATGTAGAATTCTCTATAGATGCTAGACACGAAAAAGCAGAAGTTATAGAACAAGTAGTAGAAGTAATCAAGAGCATACCAAAAGAAATAGTTGGTTGTACAACAGACTATGAAGTAGCTTGGACAAGAGATACTGTTTACTTTGACGAACAACTAGTTAACTATGTACAAGAATCTGTAAATGAACTTGGATATTCTAACCAAAAAATAAATTCAGGTGCTGGCCATGATGCACAATTCGTATCATACATGGTCCCAACAACAATGATCTTTGTTCCATCTAAAGACGGACATTCACACTGCGAACCAGAATTTACATCAACAGAACAATGTACACAAGGTGCATCTGTACTATTAAATGCAATACTAAAGAGAGATGCCCAATAA
- the preA gene encoding NAD-dependent dihydropyrimidine dehydrogenase subunit PreA yields MAVKKDLSIDFLGVKCENPFFLSSSPVGSNYEMIKKAFEAGWAGVYYKTIGVYIPDECSPRFDIGRKEDLAWTGFKNMEMISDKPLELNLEYISRLKKDYPTKVMAVSIMGSNDEEWIYLTKKVTEAGADIIELNFSCPQMDSHEMGSDVGQNPELVAHYTKLCVENTHLPVVAKMTPNIGHMEIPAEAAVKAGAKGIAAINTIKAITNLDLESMTAMPAINGKSSISGYSGAAVKPIALRFITQMKQYEPLKDVPITGMGGIETWQDALEFLLVGASNLQVTTAVMQYGYRIVEDMISGLSHYMDERGIDRLEDLVGLALPNIVGADEIDRDFKIIPEINYDKCVKCGRCYVSCFDAAHQAIDWDSKERKPIINDNCVGCHLCLNVCPVFDCILPGEVKFKEGREEYEVKVKHEYR; encoded by the coding sequence ATGGCAGTTAAGAAAGATTTATCAATTGATTTTTTAGGCGTTAAATGTGAGAACCCATTCTTCCTATCATCATCACCAGTTGGATCAAACTATGAAATGATCAAAAAAGCTTTTGAAGCTGGCTGGGCAGGAGTTTACTATAAAACAATCGGTGTTTATATACCAGATGAGTGCTCTCCAAGATTTGATATCGGTAGAAAAGAAGATTTAGCTTGGACAGGTTTCAAAAATATGGAGATGATCTCTGACAAACCTCTAGAGCTTAACTTAGAGTATATATCAAGACTTAAAAAAGATTACCCAACAAAGGTCATGGCAGTTTCTATAATGGGATCAAATGACGAAGAGTGGATTTATCTAACAAAGAAAGTTACAGAAGCTGGAGCAGACATAATAGAGCTTAACTTCTCTTGTCCACAAATGGACTCACACGAGATGGGATCTGACGTTGGTCAAAACCCAGAGTTAGTTGCTCATTATACAAAACTTTGTGTAGAAAATACACACCTACCAGTTGTTGCAAAAATGACACCAAATATCGGTCATATGGAAATACCAGCAGAAGCAGCTGTCAAAGCAGGTGCTAAGGGTATAGCAGCAATAAACACTATCAAGGCTATAACAAACCTAGACTTAGAGTCTATGACAGCAATGCCAGCTATAAATGGTAAATCATCTATATCAGGATATTCTGGTGCGGCAGTTAAGCCTATAGCTCTTAGATTTATAACACAAATGAAACAATATGAACCACTTAAAGATGTGCCTATAACAGGTATGGGTGGTATAGAAACATGGCAGGATGCCCTTGAGTTCCTATTAGTTGGTGCTAGCAACCTACAAGTAACAACAGCGGTTATGCAATACGGTTACAGAATAGTTGAGGATATGATAAGCGGTCTAAGCCACTATATGGACGAAAGAGGAATTGATAGACTAGAAGATTTAGTAGGTCTTGCACTTCCAAATATAGTTGGTGCTGACGAAATAGACAGAGATTTCAAGATCATCCCAGAAATCAACTATGATAAGTGCGTAAAATGTGGTAGATGTTATGTATCATGTTTCGATGCTGCTCACCAAGCGATTGATTGGGATAGCAAAGAAAGAAAACCAATTATAAATGATAATTGTGTTGGTTGTCACCTATGCTTAAACGTTTGTCCAGTATTTGATTGTATCTTACCAGGAGAAGTTAAGTTTAAAGAAGGTAGAGAAGAATACGAAGTAAAAGTTAAACACGAATATAGATAA